From the genome of Pseudomonadota bacterium:
TGGGCTCTGTGTTCGCCGTGCCCCGGATGCCGTCCGTCCCGAACAGTTTGCGCATGTCAGACTTTCCCGGCGAAGTACAGAAACCCCACGATCACGACGGCTATCAGCACGAAAAACCACAGGCTTGTGCCAGGCCCCCAGCGCCGCTGCTGGCGCCAGGATACACCACTGCCAGGCAGGCCCACGCTGCCCTTCATGCCCCGGGGGGAGAGATTGACGTTGGCGCCCTTCGGCCCCACGCCCAGGCTCAGCCCGCTTTTCGAGACATTCACGCGCAGCAGTTTATGCAGCGCGAATGATTTGTGAAACCTGAGCCCCATGGCCTGTCCCCCTGATCTGGCCGGCATTCCAGCACAGACCATACATCAGCCGGGACCTCTTTGCCAGTAACAAACCCCTGCAGGCACTTCCCCGATCAGGGCGCTGGAACCGGTGCACCAGCCTTCGGCAGGGTCAGGCCCAGGATGTTTCCTTCCCGGACAGACAGAGGCACAAATGGAGGTAGATGAGGCTCTGTTACTCCCGGAGATCCGACACGGTAGTGAATGATCATGGCACACAGGAATTCCCGCACCAGGTCGGCAGCAGCCAGATCAACAGCCCCACACATGACGGTTTTTGCTGTCTCATTGGCCGGCAGCACATGACGATATCTGGCCATGGCCTGTTCCAGGAATTTCCTCTGCCCTTCGGCCAGCTGGACCTCGTCCCATATCTGTTTTTCAGAAAACCGCAGCGGCGGCTCTGATATAAGCTGTGCCCGTATGGCTTTTGCACCGACAGCACGGATGGAATCAGTAATGGTTCTCTGCTCCAGGGACGCATCTACCAGTTTTTGCCGGACAAAGGATGTCCTCTCGTCATTGTACCGGCCATAATTAGGACTCACCGCCACGAACCGTGAGAAAATCCCTGCTTTTCCCTGTCGGGTCAATAGTCACATCCAGATGACAATCCCAAGGCATGAAACCCCGGTAACAGCTCTCGCGGAAACTGTTTTTGGGATGTATCAGGACCTGTCTTCTGAATTCTTTTTCAGGATCCTGTGACAATTTCTTTTTATCATCTCCCGCTATAAGAAACAGCAGCATATCAATCGGGAGAACCCGATCCAGCAGTTCCGAACGGATAGCAGCATCAATTCCTGTTACGCCCTGATCTGTCCATTTGATATCAAAGCCAGCCCCCAGAGTTCTGGGTTCCCTGCCGTCCTGCTCACTGTCATCCGCACGCGTCTTTTCGGAAAAAAACCGGTCATAGTCCAGCAGAGCCCGGGCATGAATCCTGTGAGTAACTCCATCTGTCCGGTATTCCACCACATCATCTTCCAAAAGACCAAGAGAGGCCAGAACGGCGTGCGCTTCTTCAGACAGCGGGATTTTTTCAGATTCGGCCATCATCATGGCGATACTCCTGTCAGGACATAGGCCTGACCGGTCTGGAGCATTTATTTACTTTCAGCAACTACGAATCCCGGGCGGTGTCCTTCAGGTCTTCCCACAGTTTCTGGACCTGGTCGAAGAAAGACGTGGCCTGGGGCTGGTTTTTGGCGGCCTCGCCTTCGCGGCTGAATTCTTCCAGCAGTTCCTTTTGCCGTTTGGTCAGGTGCACGGGGGTTTCCACAGACACCTCGATATACAGATCGCCGCGCTGGTGGCTGCGCAGGACGGACATGCCCTTGCCTTTCAGGCGGAACTGGTGGCCGTTCTGGGTGCCCGCGGGAATGGTCACCGTCGCACGGGTGCCGTCGATGACGGGAACCTCGATGCTGCCGCCCAGCGCCGCGGTGCACATGGGCAGTGGCACGCGGCAGTGCAGGTGCGCGCCGTCGCGCTGGAACAGGCTGTGGGGTTTTACGGACAGGAAGATGTACAGATCGCCGGACGGAGCGCCGCGCACACCGGCCTCCCCCTCTCCGCCCAGGCGGATACGCGTGCCGTCCTCAACGCCCGCCGGGATATTCACCTGAAGCTCTTTGGTGTGGCGCTTGCGGCCTTGGCCGTGGCACGAGGGGCAAGGCTCCTTGATGGTCTGGCCCGATCCGTGGCAGGTGGGACACGTGTGCTCCATCATGAAAAAGGCCTGCCGCGCGCGCACCTTGCCCGTGCCGCCACAGGTGTTGCAGGTCACCGGCTGAGTGCCGACCTTTGCGCCGCTGCCATGGCAGGGCTCGCAGGCGATGGTGGTGGGCACTTTGATAGTCCGTGTAGCGCCGGAAAAAGATTCCTCCAGCGTGATGTCCATGTCAAAGCGCAGGTCGGAGCCGCGGCCACTGTTCTGCTGCCGCCGTCCGCCCCCACCGCCCATCATGTCGCTGAAGACGCTTTCGAAAATATCCGCAAAGCCGCCCGCGAAGCCATCGAACCCGCCGCCAAAGCCTCCTCCGTGACCGCCCCGGCCATGCTCGAACGCCGCGTGGCCGAACTGATCATAGGCCGCCCGCTTCTGCGGGTCCTTCAGAACATCGTAGGCTTCGCTGAGTTCCTTGAATTTATGCTCAGCCTCCGGGTTGCCGTGGTTGCGGTCCGGGTGACACTCCATGGCCAGCTTGCGATACGCCTTTTTCAGCGCCGCCTCATCGGCGTTTTTCGCCACACCCAGAATGTCGTAATAGTCCCTTTTGGTCACCGTC
Proteins encoded in this window:
- a CDS encoding DUF4236 domain-containing protein — protein: MGLRFHKSFALHKLLRVNVSKSGLSLGVGPKGANVNLSPRGMKGSVGLPGSGVSWRQQRRWGPGTSLWFFVLIAVVIVGFLYFAGKV
- the dnaJ gene encoding molecular chaperone DnaJ — translated: MTKRDYYDILGVAKNADEAALKKAYRKLAMECHPDRNHGNPEAEHKFKELSEAYDVLKDPQKRAAYDQFGHAAFEHGRGGHGGGFGGGFDGFAGGFADIFESVFSDMMGGGGGRRQQNSGRGSDLRFDMDITLEESFSGATRTIKVPTTIACEPCHGSGAKVGTQPVTCNTCGGTGKVRARQAFFMMEHTCPTCHGSGQTIKEPCPSCHGQGRKRHTKELQVNIPAGVEDGTRIRLGGEGEAGVRGAPSGDLYIFLSVKPHSLFQRDGAHLHCRVPLPMCTAALGGSIEVPVIDGTRATVTIPAGTQNGHQFRLKGKGMSVLRSHQRGDLYIEVSVETPVHLTKRQKELLEEFSREGEAAKNQPQATSFFDQVQKLWEDLKDTARDS